Below is a genomic region from Persicimonas caeni.
GTCCGAGCCGCTCGACGACGAGGCCTCCACCGCACTCGCCGACGTGCTCGAAACCGGCGAACGCGGCGTCCTCCTGCGCCTCTGGCAGATACTCGGCCGAGGGCGCTGGACTTATTTGGTGGCGGCGATGCTGGCGGTCGTTGCGCTCGCCGCCGGCACGGTCGCCGAGGCGATGGCCTTCCGTGGCATCTTCGCGGCCATGGAGCGCCTCGATGTGATGGAGCAACGTCTCGGATTGGTCGCGGTGATGTCCGCGCTCTTTGTGATTCTCCTTGGACTCGAGCTTAGCCTCACCGGGCTCCTGTTGCGCGTGGGCCGCCGCCTCGAAGTCACCTTGCGCCAAGCCTTCTTCGAGAAGTTGCCGCGCCTCGGCGACCATTATTTTCGCAGCCGGCCGGGGTCCGACCTCGCCGAGCGCGCACATAGCTTGTACGCCATTCGCCACCTCCCGGAAGTCTTGGGACATCTCGGACTGGCCGTTGTGGAGCTGGTCATGACGGTCGCTGCGATCTGTTGGCTCTATCCTGCCGGTTGGCTCCCGGCCGTGCTTGCGGGGTTGGCCGCGATGGTCATCCCGCTGGTGATGCGGCCATGGCTAACCGAGCTCGATTTGCGTCGGCAGGTCCACGAGGGCGCGATGTCCGGCTTTTATCTCGACGCGACCCGCGGGCTTCTGCCCATCCGGGCCCATGGCGCGCGCCGCAACGTCCAGCGCGAGCACGAGAGCCTCGCATCCGAGTGGGGACGCGCGGTGCTCGCCTATGTGCGCGGGCTTGTCGGCTTTGAGTTGGCAAGCAACCTGCTCATCACCGGGCTGATCGTCTGGCTGGTGCTCGACTTCGCCTTACAGCCCGAACAGCCGGTCGGCGTTCTCGTGGTGGCCTATTGGAGCCTGAAGCTACCGATGCTCGCCCGGCAATTGGGCCAAATGGTGCGCACCTATCCTGCGCTGCGCAATACCGCCAGCCGTCTACTCGAACCGCTCGGCGCCCGAGATGTCCACCCGCCGCTGGATGCCCTCAAAGCGTCCGCGAAGTCCGACGCCAATTTCGCATGGGGCCTCGAATTCGACGACGTCTCCGTACGCGCCGCCGGCCGCACCATTCTCGAGGATATCAACGTCGAGATCGGCGCCGGCGAGCATGTCGCGCTCGTGGGTCCGTCGGGAGCGGGCAAATCGAGCTTTCTGGGGCTGATGCTCGGCTGGTACGCCCCCGCGAAGGGCCGCGTACTGGTCGACGGCGAAGAGCTCGACCACGCTCGGCTAGTCCGTCTGCGCCACCAAATCGCCTGGCTCGACCCCGACGCGCACCTGTGGAATCGCTCCCTGTGGGATAATATTCGCTACGGCTGCTCCCCCGATGAGCAGCCGCTCGGCATGGACCAAACCTTGGCGGCGGCTCGGCTCGAGGAGGTCGTCGAGCGGCTCCCGGAGGGGCTGAGCAGTTGGGTCGGCGAGGAAGGCGGGGTGCTCTCGGGCGGCGAGGGGCAACGGGTACGCCTGGCGCGCGCGCTGCAACGCCAACGCCCGCCGCTGGCCCTTTGTGACGAGGCGTTTCGCGGCATCGATGGCCAAACGCGCCGCCAACTCCTCGGCGAGCTTCGCGCCTATTGGGCCGACTCGACGCTGCTCTTCGTCAGCCACGATGTCGAGCACACCCTCGCGTTCGACCGAGTGTTGGTCTTCTTCGACGGCCAGATCATCGAGGATGGTGACCCCGACGCGTTGGCCGCCCAGGAAGGAACCATTTATGCCAAATTGCTCGAGCGCGAACGCCAGGTAAAAGCGCGCCTTCTCGGGGAGGATGAGGAGGGCTGGACGCCGGTCGAATTGACCGACGGCTCCATCCGAGGAGGCTCGGCATGAACGCGCGCCTGCGAGAGGCCATCTGGCCGACCCATCGCGTCGACGAGGCGCTCGACAGTCTGGGTCGTCATTTGGGCTGGGTACCTGACCACGCGCCACGCACACAGACCTTCGCTGCCGCGGAAGAAACCGACCGCAATGCCTGGATCGGCTCGATTGGCGAGCGCCTCGGCTTGGATGTAGAGCCGTGCCAGACCTCGGTGAGCGAGGTCGGCGAGGCGCTGCGCCGTTGCGTGCCTGCGCTGGTCCGGGTTCCCCACGTCGATGGGTACTCCGCTGGCGGCTATTTGGCCGTGGTCGGGACCAGCGTGAGGGGGCTGCGCGCTCTCACCATGCGCGGCTCGGTTGTATCGGTGCCGGTGGACGCAATAGCCGATGCCCTCGTTAGGCCCCAGGTGCGCGACGACATCCCGGTCTTGCAGCGTGCGCTCGAGTTGACCGAGTTGAGTGGAGCCAAGGTCGAACGGCTGGCCCGCGTCATGGCCGAGGAGCAACACGCCTCCGACCTGTTAGAGCTGGGCTGGCTGGTCCGCCCTGCCCTCGGCCAAGCCCCCGCCCGTCACCTGAGAAGACACGGCGTCTGGGGCCACCTCGCCCAACTTCTGGTCGCCCACGGGTTGGGCTACGCCGGGGTGATTGGGGCGTGGTGGATTCTCGGCCAACAGGCCCTCGGCGGATCCATTGACGCGGGATGGATGTGGCTATGGGGCTTGATCGTCCTGGCGTTGGTGCCCCTGCGGGTTATGCAGATCTGGGCGCAGGGCCAACTCGGCGTGGGCGTCGGGTTATACCTGAAACGACGCCTCTTGCTGGGGCTATTGCGCCTCGACCCCGACGAGGTCCGCGAGCGCGGCTCGGGTAGTTGGCTGAGCCGCGTCATCGAGTCCGAGTCGGTCGAGCAGTCGATTTTGGGCGGCGCGATTACCGCCGTGACAGCGGTCATCGAACTCAGCATGGCCTGCTTCGTGCTCGGCGCCGGCGCGGGCGGCTGGCCGCACGCCTCGATTACGATCGTCTGGGGCCTGCTGCTCGCCGCGATTGGCTACGCTTACGCCGGCCGGTTGAAGTCGTGGACGCGCGAGCGGCTCGACTTGACCCGAGAGCTCGTCGAAAGCCTCGCCGGCCAGCGCACGCGCCTCGTCCAGGAGCACCCAAAGCGA
It encodes:
- a CDS encoding ATP-binding cassette domain-containing protein; the protein is MNARLREAIWPTHRVDEALDSLGRHLGWVPDHAPRTQTFAAAEETDRNAWIGSIGERLGLDVEPCQTSVSEVGEALRRCVPALVRVPHVDGYSAGGYLAVVGTSVRGLRALTMRGSVVSVPVDAIADALVRPQVRDDIPVLQRALELTELSGAKVERLARVMAEEQHASDLLELGWLVRPALGQAPARHLRRHGVWGHLAQLLVAHGLGYAGVIGAWWILGQQALGGSIDAGWMWLWGLIVLALVPLRVMQIWAQGQLGVGVGLYLKRRLLLGLLRLDPDEVRERGSGSWLSRVIESESVEQSILGGAITAVTAVIELSMACFVLGAGAGGWPHASITIVWGLLLAAIGYAYAGRLKSWTRERLDLTRELVESLAGQRTRLVQEHPKRWHMREDNLLHAYLGASQSVDDGDLSLVAAGGRAWYAVALLALMPWLADAGIGALAVSVGGILLAGAAFRKLVSAGVSLIGFWVAWGEVRELFGAAARPQTQGLLEARVAAGSQARRADTPPTSLVARNLSFSYPGSRRPVLTGCSLELAEGNRWVMTGASGGGKSTLAKILAGLRRPDAGLLLWRGFDPSAVGEELWRRYVTLVPQFHDNHVMSAPLGFNLFMGGNWPPTHKEWARAQQICADLGLDAVIAKMPGGFQQMLGERGWQLSHGERSRLFVARALIQAPDILILDESFGTLDPATMRRALDALDRHARAVILIAHP
- a CDS encoding ATP-binding cassette domain-containing protein — encoded protein: MPSPTHKTRFFVPEVIQTSAMDCGPAALKALLEGHGILVDYEKLRSACQTDVDGTSIDSLEELAVTLGLDAEQVIVPVDHVLLDGHQALPAIAVVTLPSGDTHFVIAWRKQLGRVQMMDPASGRQWVRPEVFERQLYVHTMAVDPAAWRDWAGSDDFLDPLHSRMSALGIPSDTAAALQAWALESPGWQRLAGLDAAVRFAAKLAESSRLSGQDNSKLVEVMAGRSDEAGASPEELIPSAYWTAQAAPDDPDLILVTGAVLVKVNGVRTAESEPLDDEASTALADVLETGERGVLLRLWQILGRGRWTYLVAAMLAVVALAAGTVAEAMAFRGIFAAMERLDVMEQRLGLVAVMSALFVILLGLELSLTGLLLRVGRRLEVTLRQAFFEKLPRLGDHYFRSRPGSDLAERAHSLYAIRHLPEVLGHLGLAVVELVMTVAAICWLYPAGWLPAVLAGLAAMVIPLVMRPWLTELDLRRQVHEGAMSGFYLDATRGLLPIRAHGARRNVQREHESLASEWGRAVLAYVRGLVGFELASNLLITGLIVWLVLDFALQPEQPVGVLVVAYWSLKLPMLARQLGQMVRTYPALRNTASRLLEPLGARDVHPPLDALKASAKSDANFAWGLEFDDVSVRAAGRTILEDINVEIGAGEHVALVGPSGAGKSSFLGLMLGWYAPAKGRVLVDGEELDHARLVRLRHQIAWLDPDAHLWNRSLWDNIRYGCSPDEQPLGMDQTLAAARLEEVVERLPEGLSSWVGEEGGVLSGGEGQRVRLARALQRQRPPLALCDEAFRGIDGQTRRQLLGELRAYWADSTLLFVSHDVEHTLAFDRVLVFFDGQIIEDGDPDALAAQEGTIYAKLLERERQVKARLLGEDEEGWTPVELTDGSIRGGSA